GTCCTATCTCTCCCCTCGCCCTGACCGTGCTCCAGCTCTGGGCTCCGGGCCTTCTCTCGCCTCCCTCTGGGGTCTGTGTCTTCCAGGGATGCGCCGGTCAGCTCGAGGGGTCATTCTCTCCGGGGCCGAGCCTATCTCCCCGTGGCTCCTCGGCAGGGGCAGCCTGTCTTCCAGACCGGGCTTGGGAAGTTCTCGTAGGCCTGCTCTCAAGAGGCCACTGCCCTGTCTCTGGCCACGTGGGCCTTGGCATCTCCAGGGGCCCTGAACCCCAGTGAAGCGCACACGTGTGGGCTGGCGAAGAGAAGACCAGTGGCCTGGCAGGTGTAACTCGTGGGCTACAGGCAGGATTTCCATCCCAGAGCCCGACCCAGTGTGCCCAGGGCTCGGAGCAGGGGCATGCTGTCAGTTTCCGTCGTGTTAATGGGCTTCCCTTGGCCCTAGAGACTCAAGTCATTCCCGGTTGTACCCAGGTCGGCCTGCAGTGGAGATTTTGACCGTTGACTCTCAATACTTTGTGGCTTCCTGTCCCTCCTTGCTGTCTGGCTTTGTCTACCTAGGGTCTAGATGAAAGCTGTGGATGTTGGTTGTAGCCGCAGTGAGTTGGAATCTCATCACGAGAATCCCGGGAGAAGGGTCATGTCCATGCTCTCCATGTCTGTTTATGGTCCCGACACTTCTGTCCTCGCCGGGAGGTAGCTGTCCATCTGCCAGGCTGGAGacctggagaggagagaaaggaggtgggtTTGGAAGTCCGGAGGCGGGTTGGAGGATGGGCACAGGTGGAACAGAAATTGCAGGTCCTTGGTTTAGGTAATAGAGGAAGCTTCTGGAATTACTGAGACCGTGCTTTCCTTCAGAGTTTTTGGAGTTGGAGCAACTGTTCCTTGGGTCTGGGAGTACATCCTGCTCCCATCAAGCCAGCCCCACAGGGccactctgccctctgccctttccccttcaCCTTGGTTTCTTGACAGTAGATCCTGTGTCCATATGTGACCGGTTGGTGTCTTTCTGATTCTTGTTAATTCAGTTTTCCTGCTGTGAGGGTGTTGTGTTACTTTCTCCTCGACTTTCCTGACACAGCGACTCGAGGGCTTTGGCTGAGGCCAAACCTCCCAAACTTGTCCGCTAAGTAAACCGTGATGTGTACCTTCCCATCTTGCCCTCGCCCTATTCCTCCCCTAACCCGACACGGACACTTAGATTTCAGAGGAGAACCCTGTGGGAACAGGTCAGCTCCTGCCCTGAGTGTGGCCCCAGGGAGACCTCCCCATGGCCCTGGCTGCTACTCAGGGCAGCACTGTCGTTTGTACAGGCGAGAAGACACGGCTGCTCAGCCGTGTGGTGTGTGGGTTTCTGCTTGAGACCAGGTCTCCCCTGGAGGCTTTTCTGCTCTTGCTCCACGCTTCGGGTCTGTGTGCACAACACTGACTGACAGCAGCAGCCTCTCTGGTTGGTTCCTGGGCCCAGAGCTCTGATCAGCAGCAGCCCGCTTTGGGATGGGTGGTCAAGCCCCCTCCTGTCCCTGTTGCCTACCTTTCAGAGGGGGGCCAGTTGGCTAAAGTTCCCATTCACAGCTGGGAAGTCCAAGCCACAGCCTGCAGCACCATTTCCGCTCTGGGATCTTGTAAGTTACTTTTTTAGGCTGTGGTTTGGTGAAAGGAACCAACAGTAacgattttttccccccaaaagccACTGAATAATTCTCTTTGGCGCGTTTTTGCCTTCCTGTTGGCTGTCTGGTTTTGGAGCAGGTGGGGAGAGTGGAGGACACGCAGAGGCAGGGGTGTGCCCTGGAGACTGATGGCCTGTCCTGCTTCTGGCCGGTGTGTTTTGTGCATGTGCCATACCTTTGGGCCGGTCACGCACATTTGCACCCCACGCTGGAGCATCAGCCTTGGTACCTGGGTGTCTGGCGAGCCTGAGCTGGAGTGTAGGAGGGTGTGCCCCGATGGACTGCGAGGGGCAGCCCCTCCAGCACCCTTGTatcccagcccctcccttctccccatcccctcaATTTGCTACTCCCTGAAGCCTTTAACCAAACAGGAGTGGGTACAGAAAGCCTTCTCCTGGCATCTTAGGGCAACAGGACAAGGGCTGCCCAGTGCGTCCAGCTCTGGTGCTCTCCTGGCGCTGAGAGGCTGGGTCCAAGTGGAGTTGATCAGACCCTGCCTGCCCTGCCTAGGGCTGAAACCAGGGGAGGTGGTGGTACCCTGGGACCTGCCGGGGCAGGCAGGGGTTGTGGAAGATCCAGGTGAGGAGGGGCCTCCCTGGGGCGGGCCGTGGCCTCAGTGCTCACCCCGCCCTGTGCAGTATTTATTGCTAAATTATTGTCCAGGGGGGGCGGCACTGGGCCGGACCCCGGGTATTTATTGCTGTACATAGTGTATGTTTGTGATATataaggttttctttattttgtatatgatCAATAAACACCTTTTAAAGAGACTGTCAGGTGCTTCCTTTGCGCGCCGCGCGGGCGGGGCCGGAAGGGCGGGGCGGGCCTTGCGCGCATGCGCCCGTGCGCGGCCTGCCGGGAGGCGGAAGCGGAAGCGCCGGTCTCCCGGGAGAGATGGCAGCCGGGGGTCCCAGCCGCTCGGAGCGCAAGGNNNNNNNNNNNNNNNNNNNNNNNNNNNNNNNNNNNNNNNNNNNNNNNNNNNNNNNNNNNNNNNNNNNNNNNNNNNNNNNNNNNNNNNNNNNNNNNNNNNNCGAGGGCCTGAAGCGGCGGCAGGAGGAGGCGAGTCCCGGGGCTCGGGCGGCGGGCCGCCGGGGCCGGACCCTTggccgggcgggggcggggcttaCGGCCGGCCTCGGCGTCTCGGCAGGTGTGCGACGACCCGGAGGAGCTGCGGAGGAAAGTGCGGGAGCTGGCCGCCGCCGTCCGGAACGCCAAGTACCTGGTCGTCTACACGGGCGCCGGGATCAGCACGGTACGGCGGCGAGGCGTCGGCTCCCACGTTCGGGGGAAACCCGGAGGGCGGGGACGGGTGTGGGGCGCCCCCTTCTGGGGGACTGGCCCCAGGACCGAGGAGAGCGCCTTAAACTCAAAGGGCTCAAACTTCACTGAGGGCCTAAGTACTTGGAGTTTTTGCGATCCCCAGTTCGAGACAAGAACCGGACATAATACGTTAGTGCTAGCAGGCACCTCCTCGTAAAGTCCGGGAGGTTAACTCGCTGTCCAAGGTGACGTGGGTGGAGTGAAGCCCCAAACTGTCTCCTGATTCCCCGttcattgtgttttctgaatGTTGAAGGAAAGTAAGAAGAACGCCGGGTAGGAAGAATAGAGTACACCAGGTAAAGAGAAATGCGTGAGTTTAGGGACGTTTTATTGAGAAGCTCTCTGGAGCCATGGAACATGGCTACTTTTGAGAGTGTCACGTGTCCACCTGACGGGTACATGTTGAGTGTGACCCACGCGTGGGCCCAGCAGAGGTGAACACGGGATTTCCGTCCTCAGGAAGCCCACAGGTGATGAGGGAGGCAGCTAGGCCCACAGCTGGAACGTAAGGCAGCGGACGCAGACACGGCCCCGCGGTCTCAGAGCGCTGGGAAATCCGtcctgcttgctttctgtgcGAGGCGGCATGGAGGCCAGGCCTTGAAGGTTGAGTAGGGTTTTACAGGAAAAGGCGAGAGTGAGATCCAGGGAGATCGTGTCGGGAGCGCTGACCATCCTAACTTGCAGACCCTGGGAGTCGGGCCTCTGTTCTCCAGTCATGTGCACATCCCTCTCGTCTCTGAAAGTTCTGCTCTTTAGTTTGCTCTGAGCGTTACTGTTCGAGGTTTCTCTGTTCAGTGTGACTCAGAACCACACCGCTCAGGTTGCACATTTTTCTGAGCCTAAGCAGCAGGAAGGAGACAGGGCTCCCCAGAAGGGAGGTCACTCACAGCCTAGGGAACACAAGATTTCTTGGTCCCAGCACACCTCCTGTCTTCCCTCGTGGTGGCTTCGTTTCACTGCACTGAGAACTAGCGACGTTCTAGGCGTTTAGCTCGTCTGGAGAGGTCGGCTGTCTTTgtgaaggaagggcaggaaaCATAATATCAGGGCGTAAGAACTAGGACAGACCAGTGCTCCTGCCTAGGGCTTCACTGTCCGGAAACTTTCCTGAGCAcgggctctgccctggggacACAGGTGAGCCTGACCCGCCCTCCCCCTCAGGTGCGGCTGCAGAGCCCAGGCGGCACTCGGTGCTGGAGAGGCTCCCAGAGGAGGAAGGGCTCCTTGAAAGCTGGAGGGATGAGCTAGACTGGGGGGGTTAGGCAGGGGGGtcggggcagagggaaggagccaCCCATCTGGGTTCAGGCAGGTTGGACTAGGAAATGCTGAGCCTGTGGAATGAATGGAGGCCAGTGCACGGACAAGCCTGGAACGCGTCGAGTTCTGAAATGTCTAGCTTtcgtttgcattttattttttttattagtttcttagtgtttgtttatttttgagagagaaagagtgtgagcaggggaggggcagagagcaagggagacacagaacctgaagcaggtcagcacagagcccgacgcagggcccgaacccacaaaccgtgagatcatgacctaagctgaagtcggacacttaaacgactgagccagccaggcgcccctgtttagcTTTCATTTGTAGGAATTTTGCCAGTTCCCGTAATGATGCATTTTCACTGCCTTGTCGTCCTTGTGAACACACAGGCGGCCTCTATCCCAGATTACCGGGGCCCTAATGGAGTGTGGACGCTGCTTCAGAAGGGGAGAAGCGTTAGGTAAGCAGCCTACGGCAGCTTCCCAGGCAGGTGAGCAGGGGCAGCTTGGGCCTGACCTCACCGCTCCCCACGCCTTTGCTTCCCTTCCACCTGGCAGCGCTGCTGACCTGAGCGAGGCCGAGCCAACCCTCACCCACATGAGCATCGCCCGCTTACACGAGCAAAAGCTGGTAAGAGCCTGGTGTGGCTAGCTAGTGTGCTCGCTGGGTCCCTGGCAGCGACCTGGAGGACCACCTTTGTGCCCAAGTGGCAAGTGGGTCACACCTCTGGCCCAGTGGACCCCTGGGATGAGTGCCCACGGAGTTTTAGACTCTGGTGCTGCTCTCTCAACAGAAAGGGCAGTCTCTCCCATGAATCACAGGGCCAGCGTCAGGCCCAGAGCTGCTGGTGGCTTTGTCTCCCTGTGTTTCTCTCACGTTGTCCCCACAGACCTCAGAAGCCACCTAGATACAGGGGAGGCTCCGGGAATTCTCTGGAGACCCCCTGCCGAGCACCTTCAgccaagtggggaagggtcagtcCTCCTAGTCCTTCAGGGACCAGAAACCAAACGACCCAAGAGAGCATCAGTTCGGCCGAGCCCTCCCCTGCCGAGAGCAAACACCTGCACCCCCAGCTCGCTCCGTGCTTCTGAGTGGGGGCGCGCAAGGgcccctacccacccccccaGGCCTGCTGGGACCAGCCTGCCGCTCCCGTTTCGCCTGTGAGGCTCCGCGCAGGGTCGAAGCTGCCCCTGGTTTGGGGGCTCTGGGTGGGGTTAAGGGCGCTTTCACTGCTGAGCACAGTCCCCCGCAGGCCACTGGCCGACTGGCCCTCCGTCCCCGGCAGGTGCAGCACGTGGTGTCTCAGAACTGTGACGGGCTCCACCTGCGGAGCGGGCTGCCGCGCACGGCCATCTCGGAGCTCCACGGGAACATGTACATTGAAGTGAGCAGTCCCACTGGGCCCTGGGGGCCGGCTCGGGCCAGCGGCCCCTGCTCACAGCGCCCTCCCCTCCACAGGTCTGCACGGCCTGCACGCCCAACAGGGAGTACGTGAGGGTGTTCGATGTGACGGAGCGCACCGCGCTGCACCGGCACCAGACGGGCCGGGCGTGCCACAAGTGCGGGGCCCAGCTCCGGGACACCATCGTGCACTTTGGGGAGCGGGGCACGCTGGGGCAGCCTCTGAACTGGGAGGCCGCCACAGAGGCTGCCAGCAAGGCAGACACCATCCTGTGTTTGGGTTCCAGCTTAAAGGTATGTGAAGAGTGCCAGGGACGGGACGGGAGGGGACAGAGCCCACCAGCTCTTGGCCGGTTCGGTGTTAGAACTTGGCTTCCTGTGGCTTCGTTCCTCCTTGTGCATGTAGTCTTTCTGTTCGTCTGTCCATTCCTACAGGTTCTAAAGAAGTATCCACGCCTCTGGTGCATGACCAAGCCCCCCAGCCGGAGGCCCAAACTCTACATTGTAAACTTGCAGGTAACTTGAGCACCCAGAGACGCCTCCGTAGACCTGGGCCTGAGAACCAGAGAGCCAGAGAATTCCCAGACCTCTGTGTCCCGGGCCACAGAGGTCTGCTGAGAAAGGGCTGTTGGGAAGGAGTGAGGTGTCCTCACTCGCCTCCCCCTGTCCCCAGTGGACCCCGAAGGATGACTGGGCAGCCCTGAAGCTTCATGGGAAGTGTGATGATGTCATGCAGCTCCTCATGGATGAGCTGGGCCTAGAGATTCCTCCCTACAGCAGGTGAGGGGGACACGGGTCACCCCTCCCGCCCCGTTCCCTGCCCT
The genomic region above belongs to Suricata suricatta isolate VVHF042 chromosome 17, meerkat_22Aug2017_6uvM2_HiC, whole genome shotgun sequence and contains:
- the SIRT7 gene encoding NAD-dependent protein deacetylase sirtuin-7, with amino-acid sequence MRPCAACREAEAEAPVSRERWQPGVPAARSGLKRRQEEVCDDPEELRRKVRELAAAVRNAKYLVVYTGAGISTAASIPDYRGPNGVWTLLQKGRSVSAADLSEAEPTLTHMSIARLHEQKLVQHVVSQNCDGLHLRSGLPRTAISELHGNMYIEVCTACTPNREYVRVFDVTERTALHRHQTGRACHKCGAQLRDTIVHFGERGTLGQPLNWEAATEAASKADTILCLGSSLKVLKKYPRLWCMTKPPSRRPKLYIVNLQWTPKDDWAALKLHGKCDDVMQLLMDELGLEIPPYSRWQDPIFALATPLRSGEEGSHSRKSLCRSREEPPPGERAAPPSSAPVLGGWFGRGCTKRTKRKKVT